The following are from one region of the Silene latifolia isolate original U9 population chromosome 9, ASM4854445v1, whole genome shotgun sequence genome:
- the LOC141599698 gene encoding uncharacterized protein LOC141599698, whose amino-acid sequence MDWFSWLTKTGLEPSLVYEYGLAFANNELEEEDIVYFNHEFLQSMGISIAKHRLEILKLAKKEPKNHVLKHPISKLLFVLKKTKKSLTNYIATLVHPRDEDRAIIVVPNKNNNNNNSMMRINKGSAISYSTRWKRAMMVKNNRKLVMKNNNNNDDNQERLMITNGDYMGEDDHMVVSTPKLDTFSSPLMYDLQQNKEDKLPDDDHEEDVDDQYWSPTLEEIRWDAMFQDLKPT is encoded by the coding sequence ATGGATTGGTTTAGTTGGCTAACAAAAACAGGATTAGAGCCATCATTAGTGTATGAATATGGGTTAGCATTTGCAAACAATGAGCTAGAGGAAGAAGACATAGTCTACTTCAACCATGAATTTCTTCAAAGCATGGGGATTTCAATAGCCAAACATAGGCTAGAAATTCTCAAACTTGCTAAAAAAGAGCCTAAAAACCATGTTCTAAAACATCCCATTTCAAAACTTCTCTTTGTTTTGAAAAAAACCAAGAAATCTTTGACAAATTACATAGCAACTTTGGTGCATCCTAGGGATGAAGATAGAGCAATAATCGTCGTTCCgaacaaaaacaataataataataatagtatgatGAGGATTAACAAGGGTAGTGCTATAAGTTATAGCACAAGGTGGAAGAGAGCAATGATGGTGAAGAACAATAGAAAGTTGGTGAtgaagaacaacaataataatgatgataatcaAGAAAGATTAATGATTACTAATGGTGATTATATGGGTGAGGATGATCATATGGTTGTGTCAACACCAAAGCTTGATACTTTCTCTAGTCCTTTGATGTATGATCTTCAGCAAAACAAGGAGGATAAACTTCCTGATGATGATCATGAAGAAGATGTTGATGATCAGTATTGGAGTCCAACTCTTGAAGAAATCAGGTGGGATGCTATGTTTCAAGACTTAAAACCTActtaa